One region of Paenibacillus polymyxa M1 genomic DNA includes:
- a CDS encoding chaperonin: MSWDPAKVTRYALKNAASVAAMFLTTEAVIADKPEPEKAAMPDMGGMGGMM, translated from the coding sequence GTGTCATGGGACCCTGCGAAAGTAACTCGTTATGCATTGAAAAACGCAGCTTCCGTAGCGGCTATGTTCCTGACTACTGAAGCAGTTATCGCTGACAAGCCAGAACCAGAAAAGGCTGCAATGCCTGACATGGGCGGAATGGGCGGCATGATGTAA
- a CDS encoding LysE family translocator, which translates to MELQTILAFLGAAIVLTIMPGPDNVFTLTQSIAKGRNAGIFTTLGLCTGLLVHIFAATFGLAAIIYQSSLAFAVIKYAGAAYLLFLAYKSFRAKDTSFELKSGDTLNYKSLYKKGVIMNVLNPKISLFFLAFLPQFVNQGSGNVSTQMLVLGVVFLMQTLVLFILISIFAGKVGSFLRRNPSFSKKINYIQGSLFTLIGLKIAFTQK; encoded by the coding sequence GTGGAGCTTCAAACTATATTAGCTTTTTTGGGAGCAGCAATTGTTCTCACCATTATGCCGGGCCCCGACAACGTGTTCACACTGACACAGAGCATAGCAAAAGGTAGGAATGCAGGGATATTTACTACTTTAGGCCTTTGCACGGGATTGTTGGTTCATATTTTTGCAGCAACCTTCGGCCTCGCGGCAATAATTTATCAATCTTCCTTGGCGTTTGCAGTAATCAAATACGCTGGAGCAGCTTATCTATTATTTTTGGCGTATAAGTCATTTAGAGCAAAAGATACGAGTTTTGAACTTAAGAGTGGAGATACCTTAAATTACAAATCATTGTATAAAAAAGGTGTTATCATGAATGTATTGAATCCCAAAATATCACTTTTTTTCTTGGCTTTTCTCCCTCAGTTCGTAAACCAAGGAAGTGGTAATGTTTCTACTCAAATGCTAGTTCTTGGAGTAGTATTTTTAATGCAAACTTTAGTGCTTTTTATTTTGATAAGTATTTTTGCTGGAAAAGTAGGCTCCTTTCTACGGAGAAATCCATCCTTTTCTAAAAAAATCAATTATATTCAAGGCTCGTTATTTACACTTATCGGATTAAAAATCGCATTTACCCAAAAATAA